From Quercus lobata isolate SW786 chromosome 1, ValleyOak3.0 Primary Assembly, whole genome shotgun sequence, one genomic window encodes:
- the LOC115990687 gene encoding homologous-pairing protein 2 homolog yields the protein MAPKSDSAEAIVLNFVNEQNRPLNSQNVADSLQKFNLKKAAIQKALDNLADNGRISFKEYGKQKIYLARQDQFNIPNNDELNQMKEENAKLQQQLQEQKKAISEVEGEIKTLQSNLTLEQIRDKDAKLRKEVKEMEEKLDKLRGGVTLVRTEDRKAVEDMVSEKLTQWRRRKRMFKDLWDAITENSPKDLKEFKEELGIEYDEDVGVSLQPYSDLMQRDKKRPRGY from the exons ATGGCTCCCAAATCAGATAGCGCCGAag CAATCGTGCTCAACTTCGTGAATGAG CAAAACAGGCCGTTAAATTCTCAAAATGTGGCCGATTCATTGCAAAAGTTCAACCTCAAGAAGGCGGCCATTCAGAAGGCACTGGATAATCTGGCTGATAATGGGCGGATTTCGTTCAAAGAGTATGGTAAGCAGAAGATATACCTTGCTCGCCAAGACCAATTCAACATTCCGAACAATGACGAGCTTAATCagatgaaagaagaaaatgcaaaacTTCAGCAACAGCTCCAAGAACAAAAGAAAGCAATCAGCGAGGTCGAGGGAG AGATTAAAACTTTGCAATCAAATTTGACCCTGGAACAGATACGCGACAAAGATGCCAAACTGAGAAAGGAG GTTAAGGAGATGGAGGAAAAACTGGATAAATTGCGTGGAGGAGTTACACTGGTGAGGACAGAGGATCGTAAGGCAGTTGAGGACATGGTCTCGGAGAAATTAACTCAGTGGAGAAGGCGTAAAAGGATGTTCAAAGATCTATGGGATGCTATTACTGAGAACTCACCCAAGGATCTCAAGGAGTTtaag GAGGAACTTGGAATTGAATATGATGAAGATGTTGGTGTGAGTTTGCAGCCATATAGTGACCTGATGCAGCGTGATAAGAAGCGTCCAAGAGGCTACTGA
- the LOC115990678 gene encoding uncharacterized protein LOC115990678 produces the protein MGKKLDALLGRTFKPSKFKPLVNLALSRLVVLKSQRQVRCTQARSDVVQLLDLGHHERALIRVEHVIKEQNMLDVFVMIESYCNLLIERINLIEQERVCPDELREAISSLLYAASRCGEFPELQEIRAVMTTRFGKEFAASAVELRNNCGVNRKMIQKLSTRQPSLENRMEVVKEIASEHNIVLQFDEAFISTEESLDVNKKQNHLEANSGSTKLGDDSKILPQEVEKDYGFSDSMKGKKKYRDVADAAQAAFESAAYAAAAARAAVELSRSEPHDPDDQDSPNNGRGKVLKKHEIMTHESELVNKETHNENQAEKMKQKNASELKRSMSASSSDSAEDISKVTTKSSVVIGQADPLEKEMHFDESDNETSHEESIILPHKQIPSGFRAGLKVGSGLGHPTGLAAERSGTGIHIAQNLNMEKAPISVRTRQVRGY, from the exons ATGGGAAAGAAGCTTGATGCTCTACTTGGTAGAACCTTTAAGCCCTCCAAATTTAAGCCTCTTGTCAATCTTGCTCTCTCTCGTCTCGTTGTCTTGAAGAGCCAGCGCCAAGTCCGCTGCACCCAAGCCCGGTCTGATGTTGTTCAGCTCCTTGACCTTGGTCACCATGAACGTGCTCTTATTCGT GTTGAGCATGTGATCAAGGAACAAAACATGTTGGATGTGTTTGTTATGATAGAGAGCTATTGCAATCTTTTGATTGAAAGGATCAACCTCATTGAACAAGAAAG AGTGTGCCCCGATGAACTGAGGGAGGCAATATCAAGCTTGCTCTATGCAGCTTCGAGATGCGGGGAGTTTCCTGAGCTTCAAGAGATTCGTGCTGTTATGACAACTCGTTTTGGCAAAGAGTTTGCTGCTTCTGCTGTTGAATTACGCAACAATTGTGGAGTCAACCGTAAG ATGATACAAAAGCTATCAACCAGGCAACCAAGCTTGGAGAACAGAATGGAAGTGGTCAAAGAAATTGCTTCCGAGCACAACATTGTTTTGCAATTTGATGAAGCTTTTATTTCAACTGAG GAAAGTTTGGATGTGAACAAGAAGCAAAACCATCTTGAGGCCAATTCAGGTAGTACCAAGCTTGGGGATGATTCAAAAATTTTGCCTCaggaggtggaaaaagattATGGGTTCTCCGATTCAatgaagggaaagaaaaaatacagGGATGTAGCTGATGCAGCTCAAGCAGCTTTTGAGTCGGCAGCTTATGCAGCAGCAGCTGCAAGAGCAGCAGTGGAGCTCTCTCGATCTGAACCACATGATCCTGACGATCAGGATAGTCCCAATAATGGACGAGGCAAAGTGTTGAAGAAGCATGAAATCATGACACACGAATCTGAATTGGTAAACAAAGAAACGCACAATGAAAATCAAGCTGAAAAAATGAAACAGAAAAATGCATCAGAATTGAAGAGGTCAATGTCTGCTTCAAGTTCAGATTCAGCAGAAGACATTTCAAAGGTGACCACAAAATCATCAGTTGTTATAGGTCAGGCTGATCCTTTGGAAAAAGAAATGCATTTTGATGAGAGTGACAATGAGACTTCGCATGAAGAAAGCATCATCCTACCTCATAAGCAAATTCCTTCAGGGTTTCGAGCTGGCCTAAAGGTGGGCTCAGGCCTTGGACACCCAACAGGACTTGCTGCAGAACGATCTGGGACTGGGATACACATTGCACAAAATTTAAACATGGAGAAGGCACCAATATCTGTCAGGACTAGACAAGTGCGCGGATACTGA
- the LOC115954521 gene encoding uncharacterized protein LOC115954521: MAMREGETLKTYSDRYWEMFKEIDGDFEDVAIRTFKDRGHTTEDYKTLQDYLEQLVKVRKLKQFLYQPSMQGSQAGSVHQRENPLRPSLGTINVILVAPGQIGTYSSEIMSVSSSHTEDPFPEPKQGKMQAQPTLSFSNEDKVGTYQPHDDALVVTLQIGGYDVRRVLVDQGSGVEIMYPDLYKGLKLKPEDLVSYDSPLVGFDGKTVVPRGMIKLLVQVGQRVVEVNFIVVDTYSPYTAILAIPWLYAMEAISSTLHLKVNYPSEDHVEELIGSQAMARQCLVAAIKY; encoded by the exons ATGGCAATGAGAGAGGGTGAGACTTTAAAGACTTACTCTGACAGATATTGGGAAATGTTCAAAGAGATAGATGGAGATTTCGAGGACGTGGCTATAAGGACATTTAAG GACCGTGGGCACACTACGGAAGATTACAAAACTCTTCAAGATTATCTTGAGCAATTGGTCAAGGTCAGGAAGCTGAAGCAGTTCCTGTACCAACCATCTATGCAAGGAAGTCAAGCTGGATCAGTACATCAACGAGAGAATCCCTTAAGACCATCCCTGGGAACAATCAATGTAATCCTGGTGGCCCCAGGTCAGATTGGCACGTATTCGTCTGAGATCATGTCCGTATCAAGTTCACATACCGAGGATCCATTCCCTGAACCTAAACAGGGAAAGATGCAAGCCCAACCCACTTTGAGCTTCTCTAACGAAGATAAAGTTGGAACTTATcagccacatgatgatgctTTAGTGGTTACCCTTCAGATAGGAGGCTATGATGTAAGGAGAGTCCTGGTAGACCAAGGCAGTGGTGTAGAGATTATGTATCCAGATCTTTACAAGGGACTTAAGTTAAAACCCGAGGATCTAGTCAGCTATGATTCCCCTCTGGTAGGGTTTGATGGGAAGACTGTTGTCCCAAGGGGCATGATTAAATTGCTTGTTCAGGTGGGCCAAAGAGTAGTAGAGGTAAATTTCATTGTGGTGGATACTTATTCCCCTTATACTGCCATCTTGGCAATACCATGGCTTTATGCCATGGAAGCCATATCTTCAACTTTACATTTGAAGGTGAATTATCCCTCTGAGGACCATGTTGAAGAGCTGATTGGAAGTCAGGCCATGGCAAGGCAGTGCTTGGTTGCTGCTATCAAATACTAG